The proteins below are encoded in one region of Silene latifolia isolate original U9 population chromosome 2, ASM4854445v1, whole genome shotgun sequence:
- the LOC141642838 gene encoding putative purine permease 11 isoform X2 has protein sequence MAISDVGDSIFAKDRTQSELPVLHKLTRCQWWLLVGLNVFFLVAGQTAAVLLGALSGKYICLIYIALGLVLASDNFLYSKGLLYLSASTYSLICATQLAFNAVFAFFINSQKFTPLILNAVVILSYSAALLGVNESSDAPEGVTRSQYVVGFLCTLGASAIYSLLLSLMQLTFEKALKKETFSVVLEMQIYTSIVATLASIVGLFASGQWNTLSGEMHSFHSGKVSYVMTLVWTAVCWQMCSVGVVGLIFLVSSLFSNVISTVALAVGPIASVIAFHDKMNGVKIIAMLQALWGFASYIYQNYIDESRTTQLRRQMEPSDSRVGSC, from the exons ATGGCTATCTCTG ATGTTGGAGACTCAATCTTCGCCAAAGATAGGACGCAGTCTGAGCTTCCTGTACTTCACAAGCTAACCCGTTGCCAATGGTGGCTTTTGGTGGGACTCAATGTTTTCTTCTTAGTTGCTGGACAAACTGCTGCTGTACTTTTAG gcgcaTTATCTGGAAAGTACATTTGCCTGATCTATATTGCTCTAGGACTAGTACTCGCTTCTGACAATTTCTTGTACTCAAAAGGGCTCTTATATCTCTCTGCCTCAACCTATTCTCTCATTTGTGCTACTCAATTAGCTTTCAATGCTGTCTTTGCTTTCTTCATCAATTCCCAGAAGTTCACCCCCTTGATTCTGAATGCTGTGGTCATTCTTTCATACTCTGCTGCTCTACTTGGGGTAAACGAGAGTTCTGATGCACCTGAAGGAGTAACTAGGTCACAATACGTTGTCGGATTTTTGTGCACTCTCGGTGCCTCAGCTATTTACTCGCTACTCCTTTCACTCATGCAGCTTACCTTTGAAAAGGCACTCAAGAAAGAAACATTTTCGGTAGTTCTAGAGATGCAAATCTACACATCGATAGTTGCCACTCTTGCTTCTATTGTAGGACTCTTTGCAAGTGGGCAATGGAATACTTTGTCAGGCGAAATGCATAGTTTCCATTCCGGCAAAGTTTCCTATGTGATGACTCTGGTATGGACTGCCGTGTGTTGGCAGATGTGTTCTGTGGGTGTTGTGGGCTTGATCTTTCTGGTTTCGTCTTTATTTTCAAACGTCATTAGTACAGTGGCTTTGGCTGTGGGCCCTATTGCTTCTGTGATTGCTTTCCACGACAAGATGAACGGTGTCAAGATTATTGCTATGTTGCAGGCACTGTGGGGATTCGCCTCTTACATTTATCAGAATTATATTGATGAATCTAGGACAACACAGTTAAGGAGGCAAATGGAACCAAGTGACAGTAGGGTTGGTTCATGCTGA
- the LOC141642838 gene encoding putative purine permease 11 isoform X1: MAISDVGDSIFAKDRTQSELPVLHKLTRCQWWLLVGLNVFFLVAGQTAAVLLGRFYYDQGGSSTFMATLVQTAGFPILFIPLLFLPSSPSSSTPSGALSGKYICLIYIALGLVLASDNFLYSKGLLYLSASTYSLICATQLAFNAVFAFFINSQKFTPLILNAVVILSYSAALLGVNESSDAPEGVTRSQYVVGFLCTLGASAIYSLLLSLMQLTFEKALKKETFSVVLEMQIYTSIVATLASIVGLFASGQWNTLSGEMHSFHSGKVSYVMTLVWTAVCWQMCSVGVVGLIFLVSSLFSNVISTVALAVGPIASVIAFHDKMNGVKIIAMLQALWGFASYIYQNYIDESRTTQLRRQMEPSDSRVGSC, from the exons ATGGCTATCTCTG ATGTTGGAGACTCAATCTTCGCCAAAGATAGGACGCAGTCTGAGCTTCCTGTACTTCACAAGCTAACCCGTTGCCAATGGTGGCTTTTGGTGGGACTCAATGTTTTCTTCTTAGTTGCTGGACAAACTGCTGCTGTACTTTTAGGTAGATTTTATTATGATCAAGGTGGCTCAAGCACATTTATGGCCACCCTTGTTCAAACAGCTGGTTTTCCTATTCTTTTTATACCTCTTCTCTTCTTGCCATCCTCACCAAGTtcttcaaccccttcaggcgcaTTATCTGGAAAGTACATTTGCCTGATCTATATTGCTCTAGGACTAGTACTCGCTTCTGACAATTTCTTGTACTCAAAAGGGCTCTTATATCTCTCTGCCTCAACCTATTCTCTCATTTGTGCTACTCAATTAGCTTTCAATGCTGTCTTTGCTTTCTTCATCAATTCCCAGAAGTTCACCCCCTTGATTCTGAATGCTGTGGTCATTCTTTCATACTCTGCTGCTCTACTTGGGGTAAACGAGAGTTCTGATGCACCTGAAGGAGTAACTAGGTCACAATACGTTGTCGGATTTTTGTGCACTCTCGGTGCCTCAGCTATTTACTCGCTACTCCTTTCACTCATGCAGCTTACCTTTGAAAAGGCACTCAAGAAAGAAACATTTTCGGTAGTTCTAGAGATGCAAATCTACACATCGATAGTTGCCACTCTTGCTTCTATTGTAGGACTCTTTGCAAGTGGGCAATGGAATACTTTGTCAGGCGAAATGCATAGTTTCCATTCCGGCAAAGTTTCCTATGTGATGACTCTGGTATGGACTGCCGTGTGTTGGCAGATGTGTTCTGTGGGTGTTGTGGGCTTGATCTTTCTGGTTTCGTCTTTATTTTCAAACGTCATTAGTACAGTGGCTTTGGCTGTGGGCCCTATTGCTTCTGTGATTGCTTTCCACGACAAGATGAACGGTGTCAAGATTATTGCTATGTTGCAGGCACTGTGGGGATTCGCCTCTTACATTTATCAGAATTATATTGATGAATCTAGGACAACACAGTTAAGGAGGCAAATGGAACCAAGTGACAGTAGGGTTGGTTCATGCTGA